The proteins below are encoded in one region of Streptomyces cyanogenus:
- a CDS encoding class II glutamine amidotransferase — translation MCRLFGLSSAPRRTHATFWLLDAPDSLSRQSHRDPDGTGLGYFAADGTPRTDKAPIAAYQDRAFAEEAREVESATFIAHVRFASTGSLDVRNTHPFEQDGRLFAHNGVVEGLDKLDDHLSEDRSLVTGDTDSERLFALITRETRRHGGDVTEGIRHAARWIAGNLPVYALNLILITPEELWALRYPDTHALYVLERRAGGQHGSRHLDHSGTHGRMRIHSSHLAEHPAVVVASERMDDNPHWREMEPGELLHVGPDLRLTREVALPDPPAHQLTLDDLHPDAAASQKAA, via the coding sequence GTGTGCCGTCTTTTCGGCCTCAGCAGCGCGCCCCGCCGTACCCACGCCACCTTCTGGCTCCTGGACGCCCCGGACAGCCTCAGCCGGCAGAGCCACCGCGACCCCGACGGCACCGGCCTCGGCTACTTCGCAGCCGACGGCACCCCACGCACCGACAAGGCTCCTATCGCCGCCTACCAGGACCGCGCCTTCGCCGAGGAGGCCCGCGAGGTCGAATCGGCAACCTTCATCGCCCACGTGCGCTTCGCCTCCACCGGCAGCCTGGACGTCCGCAACACCCATCCCTTCGAGCAGGACGGGCGGCTCTTCGCCCACAACGGGGTCGTCGAGGGTCTGGACAAGCTCGACGACCACCTGAGCGAGGACCGGTCGCTCGTGACGGGTGACACCGACTCCGAGCGGCTCTTCGCCCTGATCACGCGGGAGACCCGACGGCACGGCGGTGACGTCACCGAGGGCATCCGGCACGCCGCCCGCTGGATCGCCGGCAACCTGCCCGTCTACGCCCTCAACCTGATCCTCATCACCCCCGAGGAGCTGTGGGCGCTGCGCTACCCGGACACCCATGCCCTGTACGTCCTGGAGCGCCGGGCGGGCGGCCAGCACGGCAGCCGGCATCTCGACCACAGCGGCACCCACGGTCGCATGCGCATCCACTCATCGCACCTTGCCGAGCACCCCGCCGTCGTCGTCGCCAGCGAGCGTATGGACGACAACCCCCACTGGCGCGAGATGGAGCCCGGCGAACTGCTCCACGTCGGCCCCGACCTCCGCCTCACCCGAGAGGTCGCCCTTCCCGATCCTCCGGCGCACCAACTCACCCTCGACGACCTGCACCCCGACGCAGCCGCCTCCCAGAAGGCTGCCTGA
- a CDS encoding MerR family transcriptional regulator, with protein MDELIPIGELATRTRLSRKVLRLYGDRGLLASASIEGAGEVRRYGTDQIRRARLIGDHPHPPGPAP; from the coding sequence GTGGACGAGTTGATCCCCATCGGAGAACTGGCCACCCGCACGCGGCTGAGCCGCAAGGTACTGCGGCTGTACGGGGACCGCGGCCTGTTGGCCTCCGCCAGTATCGAGGGGGCGGGCGAGGTCCGCCGGTATGGGACGGATCAGATCCGGCGCGCCCGTCTCATAGGAGACCACCCGCATCCACCCGGGCCCGCACCGTGA